The sequence AATACACTGGAACGGTTAGATACCAAGTGTTACTGGAGTCGCAATAGGCCCAAATGCCGTTCTGCAATTGGACGACGGTCGGACCGCTATTGGAGACCTGGGGCCAGCCCGGCTGGCGCTGCACCCGCGCCTGGGCAAACTCGAAAAACGGCGACCGCGTGGGCAACGACATGGCGAGTGCAGCCGCTACGGTTGTGCCCGGTGCCGGAAGCAAGCCTTTGATTGGATGCTCCGGATCGGGGCTAAAGCCGCTGAGCCAAAACACCATTGCGTCGGCCGGACTGAAGAACCGCAGACTGGGGTTCACCCGCCACGGCTGCTGAATGTAAAGAAGCTCCTGCGTAACATCGCAGCGCGGAAAAGCCTTCGCCAAGTGCCGCGCCGCCGAGCTATTGGTGTTGACCACCCCGCTGACGATCATGTCGCTGAAATCGGAGGGCGGATAGCTGCCGTATTTCTCTTTGTATGCCTTCAAGGATGTATCGAGTCCGGCGATATCGCCGATGATCCGCGCCTCCCTGGCATTGCCCAGCGCGATCATGATCACCGGGGTCAAGAGTCCCATCAGGATGATGATGATGGTGATCACCACCAGGAGTTCGACCAATGTGAACCCGCGCCGGCTGGGAGAAGGGGACAGTCCCCATTTTGCTGCGCGGACTCCGCAAAAGGGGGACAGTCCCCGCCGGCTTTCCGTCTGCGCTACAACATTGCTGAACATGTTCCGTTGTCCTTGAATTGAGATAACCTGAATCGATCGCGGCTGGTGATTCCCCTCACCCCGGACCTCTCCCAGGGGGAGAGGGAGTTGTCGATACGGCCCTTCGCCGCAAAGTGCCCTTCTGAATCCTGCATTCTGCGTTTGGCATTCAATCACTTCCCGCCGCCGGTGAGGCTGGTGATCAGCGAGACCAACGGCATGAACAAGGCGATCACGATGAACCCGACGCAACCGCCCAGCACGATAATCAAGAGCGGCTCCA is a genomic window of Pirellulales bacterium containing:
- a CDS encoding prepilin-type N-terminal cleavage/methylation domain-containing protein, which encodes MFSNVVAQTESRRGLSPFCGVRAAKWGLSPSPSRRGFTLVELLVVITIIIILMGLLTPVIMIALGNAREARIIGDIAGLDTSLKAYKEKYGSYPPSDFSDMIVSGVVNTNSSAARHLAKAFPRCDVTQELLYIQQPWRVNPSLRFFSPADAMVFWLSGFSPDPEHPIKGLLPAPGTTVAAALAMSLPTRSPFFEFAQARVQRQPGWPQVSNSGPTVVQLQNGIWAYCDSSNTWYLTVPVYSPADTPGVPYVYFASQNYVVRDPTTESPKDDGTGHSIAYPYDTTVWQQGGQGVVRPYASDPPAGQFPANGNWPKNQGPQPVNPNSFQIISAGLDGAFGGGGVDDQGKSGLPTLCYFPSGTFYGGGDRDNLTNFSPKNLGDSIPK